A single window of Synechococcus sp. CBW1004 DNA harbors:
- the rimM gene encoding ribosome maturation factor RimM (Essential for efficient processing of 16S rRNA) codes for MPDPSPSASALPDGAAPPELMEVGRLVAAQGLRGELRVLPLSDFPERFTRPGPRWLRSRQGEVRTTRLLSGRQLPGKELYVVRLEGCDDRSSAEALVGHHLLVDASDRPPLEPGEFHVLDLVGLEVRLLPEGTVLGRVTDLIHGGNDLLEIERSEDGRRLLIPFVEAIVPEVQLEQGWVGLTPPPGLLEL; via the coding sequence ATGCCCGATCCCTCGCCTTCCGCCAGCGCCCTCCCGGACGGTGCTGCGCCGCCGGAACTGATGGAGGTGGGCCGACTGGTGGCGGCCCAGGGCCTGCGCGGCGAGCTGCGGGTGCTGCCGCTGAGCGACTTCCCCGAACGCTTCACCCGACCCGGCCCCCGCTGGTTGCGCTCCCGCCAGGGGGAGGTGCGGACGACCAGGCTGCTGTCCGGCCGCCAGCTGCCCGGCAAGGAGCTGTATGTGGTGCGGCTGGAGGGCTGCGATGACCGCAGCAGCGCCGAAGCCCTGGTGGGACATCACCTGCTGGTGGACGCCTCCGACCGGCCGCCGCTGGAGCCGGGGGAATTTCACGTGCTCGATCTGGTGGGGCTGGAGGTGCGGCTGCTGCCGGAGGGCACCGTGCTCGGCAGGGTCACCGACCTGATCCACGGCGGCAACGACCTGCTGGAGATCGAGCGGAGCGAGGACGGCCGCCGCCTGCTGATTCCCTTCGTCGAGGCGATCGTGCCGGAGGTGCAGCTCGAGCAGGGCTGGGTCGGCCTCACCCCGCCCCCGGGCCTCCTGGAACTCTGA
- a CDS encoding DUF3188 domain-containing protein produces the protein MGPASRRRALLALSSPLLILLALVALLHRPASDRVQALPALGIGIGLLATSWHRRRQRRRELLRALRDADGPG, from the coding sequence ATGGGCCCGGCCTCCCGGCGCCGGGCGCTGTTGGCGCTGTCGTCGCCGCTGCTGATCCTGCTGGCGCTGGTGGCCCTGCTGCACCGCCCCGCCAGCGACCGCGTTCAGGCGCTGCCGGCCCTGGGCATCGGCATCGGCCTGCTGGCCACCAGCTGGCACCGCCGCCGCCAGCGCCGCCGCGAGCTGCTGCGTGCCCTGCGCGATGCGGATGGGCCGGGCTGA
- the thiC gene encoding phosphomethylpyrimidine synthase ThiC, whose translation MRSAWIEKRRGQANVTQLHYARQGVVTEEMAHVAKRENLPESLVMEEVARGRMIIPANINHANLEPMAIGIASSCKVNANIGASPNASDVSEELKKLELAVKYGADTVMDLSTGGVNLDEVRTAIINASPVPIGTVPVYQALESVHGSIEKLSEDDFLHIIEKHCQQGVDYQTIHAGLLIEHLPKVKGRLTGIVSRGGGILAQWMLHHHKQNPLYTRFDDICEIFKRYDCSFSLGDSLRPGCLHDASDEAQLAELKTLGELTRRAWKYDVQVMVEGPGHVPMDQIEFNVRKQMEECSEAPFYVLGPLVTDIAPGYDHITSAIGAAMAGWYGTAMLCYVTPKEHLGLPNPEDVRNGLIAYKIAAHAADIARHRPGARDRDDELSRARYAFDWNKQFDLSLDPERAREYHDETLPADIYKQAEFCSMCGPKHCPMQTKITDKDLEGLEEVLKAQKSSAAAG comes from the coding sequence ATGCGCAGCGCCTGGATCGAGAAACGCCGTGGCCAAGCGAATGTGACCCAGCTCCACTACGCCCGGCAGGGTGTGGTGACCGAGGAGATGGCCCATGTGGCGAAGCGGGAGAACCTGCCCGAATCGCTGGTGATGGAGGAGGTGGCACGGGGCCGGATGATCATCCCCGCCAACATCAACCACGCCAACCTGGAGCCGATGGCCATCGGCATCGCCAGCAGCTGCAAGGTGAACGCCAACATCGGCGCCTCGCCCAACGCCAGTGATGTCAGCGAAGAGCTGAAGAAGCTCGAGCTGGCGGTGAAATATGGCGCCGACACGGTGATGGATCTCTCCACCGGTGGCGTCAACCTCGACGAGGTGCGCACGGCGATCATCAATGCCTCGCCGGTGCCGATCGGCACGGTGCCCGTGTATCAGGCCCTCGAGAGCGTGCATGGCTCGATCGAGAAGCTCTCGGAAGATGATTTCCTGCACATCATCGAGAAGCACTGCCAGCAGGGCGTTGACTACCAGACGATCCATGCCGGCCTTCTGATCGAGCATCTGCCCAAGGTGAAGGGCCGTCTCACCGGCATCGTCAGCCGCGGCGGCGGCATCCTGGCCCAGTGGATGCTGCATCACCACAAGCAGAATCCGCTTTACACCCGCTTCGACGACATCTGCGAGATCTTCAAGCGCTACGACTGCAGCTTCTCGCTGGGGGATTCACTGCGGCCCGGCTGCCTGCATGACGCCTCCGATGAGGCGCAGCTGGCCGAACTGAAGACGCTGGGTGAACTCACCCGTCGTGCCTGGAAGTATGACGTGCAGGTGATGGTGGAAGGTCCCGGCCACGTGCCGATGGATCAGATCGAGTTCAACGTGCGCAAGCAGATGGAGGAGTGCAGCGAGGCTCCCTTCTATGTGCTCGGCCCCCTGGTCACCGACATCGCCCCCGGTTACGACCACATCACCAGCGCCATCGGCGCGGCGATGGCCGGCTGGTACGGCACGGCGATGCTCTGCTACGTGACGCCCAAGGAGCACCTGGGTCTGCCCAACCCCGAGGATGTGCGCAATGGTCTGATCGCTTACAAGATCGCCGCCCACGCTGCCGATATCGCCCGCCATCGCCCCGGCGCCCGCGACCGCGACGATGAGCTGAGCCGCGCCCGTTACGCCTTCGACTGGAACAAGCAGTTCGATCTGTCGCTCGATCCCGAGCGGGCCCGCGAGTACCACGACGAGACCCTGCCTGCCGACATCTACAAGCAGGCTGAGTTCTGCTCGATGTGCGGTCCCAAGCACTGCCCGATGCAGACCAAGATCACCGACAAGGATCTGGAGGGGCTGGAAGAGGTGCTCAAGGCTCAGAAGTCCAGCGCAGCAGCGGGTTGA
- the tkt gene encoding transketolase gives MVVAPTTSVESLCINSIRFLAVDAINKSNSGHPGLPMGCAPMAFALWDKVLRHNPHNPKWFNRDRFVLSAGHGCMLLYALLHLTGYDSVTMEDIKQFRQWGSRTPGHPETFETPGVEVTTGPLGQGISNAVGLAIAEAHLAAKFNRPGHTLVDHYTYVLMGDGCNQEGVSSEAASLAGHLGLGKLLALYDDNHITIDGNTAVSFTEDVLKRYEAYGWHVQHVADGNHDVEGIRKAIEAAKAVTDKPSLIKVTTTIGYGSPNKANTAGVHGAALGADEAELTRKQLEWSYGEFEVPQEAYDHWRQAISRGEAAEGQWNEALAAYRSAYPTESAEFERMLRGELPQGWDSTLPSFTSADKGKATRQHSYDALNAFGPKLPELIGGSADLTHSNLTDIKGEASFQKGGEANRYLHFGVREHAMAAIMNGIAYHGSGLIPYGGTFAVFAGYMVGAMRLSALSELGAIYVLTHDSIGLGEDGPTHQPIETLASLRAIPNMLVIRPGDGNETMGAYKVAVTNRKRPTVLILSRQAMANQDNSSAEAVAKGGYILEDSNGTPDLILIGTGTELELCTKAAAQLRADGSNVRVVSMPCVELFEEQDAAYRESVLPAACRKRVVVEASSSFGWHKYTGFEGATVSIDRFGASAPGPLCMEKFGFTVDNVVATAKGLG, from the coding sequence ATGGTCGTCGCCCCCACCACCTCCGTCGAAAGTCTGTGCATCAACAGCATCCGCTTCCTGGCGGTCGACGCGATCAACAAGTCGAACTCCGGCCACCCGGGTCTGCCGATGGGCTGTGCCCCCATGGCCTTCGCCCTGTGGGACAAGGTGCTGCGCCACAACCCGCACAATCCGAAGTGGTTCAACCGCGACCGCTTCGTGCTGTCGGCCGGCCATGGCTGCATGCTGCTCTATGCACTGCTCCACCTCACCGGCTACGACTCGGTGACGATGGAGGACATCAAGCAGTTCCGCCAGTGGGGCTCGCGCACCCCCGGTCACCCCGAAACGTTTGAAACTCCCGGTGTTGAGGTGACCACCGGCCCCCTGGGGCAGGGCATCTCCAACGCCGTCGGCCTGGCGATCGCCGAAGCCCATCTGGCGGCGAAGTTCAACCGCCCCGGCCACACCCTCGTCGATCACTACACCTACGTGCTGATGGGTGACGGCTGCAACCAGGAGGGCGTCTCCAGCGAAGCCGCCTCCCTGGCCGGCCACCTGGGCCTGGGCAAGCTGCTCGCCCTGTACGACGACAACCACATCACCATTGACGGCAACACCGCCGTCTCCTTCACCGAAGACGTCCTCAAGCGCTACGAAGCCTACGGCTGGCACGTGCAGCACGTCGCCGACGGCAACCATGACGTTGAGGGCATCCGCAAGGCCATCGAGGCCGCCAAGGCCGTCACTGACAAGCCCAGCCTCATCAAGGTCACCACCACCATTGGCTACGGCTCGCCCAACAAGGCCAACACGGCCGGCGTCCACGGGGCCGCTCTCGGTGCCGACGAAGCCGAGCTCACCCGCAAGCAGCTGGAGTGGAGCTACGGCGAATTCGAGGTGCCCCAGGAGGCCTACGACCACTGGCGTCAGGCGATCAGCCGCGGCGAGGCAGCCGAAGGGCAATGGAACGAAGCCCTGGCGGCCTATCGCAGCGCCTACCCCACCGAATCCGCCGAATTCGAGCGGATGCTGCGAGGCGAGCTGCCCCAGGGCTGGGATTCAACCCTGCCCAGTTTCACCTCCGCCGATAAGGGCAAGGCGACCCGCCAGCACTCCTACGACGCGCTCAACGCCTTCGGTCCGAAGCTTCCTGAGCTGATCGGCGGCTCCGCCGACCTCACCCACTCCAACCTCACCGACATCAAGGGTGAAGCCAGCTTCCAGAAGGGGGGTGAAGCCAATCGCTACCTGCACTTCGGGGTGCGCGAGCACGCCATGGCGGCCATCATGAATGGCATCGCCTACCACGGCAGCGGCCTGATCCCCTACGGCGGCACCTTCGCCGTGTTCGCGGGCTACATGGTGGGCGCCATGCGCCTGTCGGCTCTGAGCGAACTGGGCGCCATCTACGTGCTCACCCACGATTCGATCGGTCTCGGCGAAGACGGCCCCACCCACCAGCCGATCGAGACGCTGGCCAGCCTGCGTGCGATCCCCAACATGCTGGTGATCCGCCCCGGTGACGGCAACGAGACCATGGGCGCCTACAAGGTGGCCGTCACCAACCGCAAGCGGCCGACGGTGCTGATCCTCAGCCGCCAGGCGATGGCCAACCAGGACAACTCCAGCGCCGAAGCCGTGGCCAAGGGTGGCTACATCCTCGAAGATTCCAACGGCACGCCTGATCTGATCCTGATCGGCACCGGCACCGAGCTGGAGCTCTGCACCAAGGCTGCCGCCCAGCTGCGCGCTGACGGCAGTAACGTGCGCGTCGTCTCCATGCCCTGCGTCGAGCTGTTCGAGGAGCAGGACGCCGCCTACCGCGAGAGCGTGCTGCCCGCAGCCTGCCGCAAGCGGGTGGTGGTCGAAGCCTCCAGCAGTTTCGGCTGGCACAAGTACACCGGCTTCGAAGGCGCCACCGTCTCGATCGACCGCTTCGGCGCCTCGGCTCCTGGGCCGCTGTGCATGGAGAAGTTCGGCTTCACCGTCGACAACGTGGTCGCCACTGCGAAGGGGCTGGGCTGA
- a CDS encoding NAD(P)H dehydrogenase subunit NdhS yields MASAPILPGSTVVVRDRTSIYNGYRGFVQRISGSRAAVLFEGGNWDKLITLPLATIEAV; encoded by the coding sequence ATGGCCAGCGCCCCGATCCTGCCCGGCTCCACGGTCGTGGTGCGCGACCGCACCTCCATCTACAACGGCTACCGCGGCTTCGTGCAGCGCATCAGCGGCTCGCGGGCGGCGGTGCTGTTCGAGGGCGGCAACTGGGACAAGCTGATCACCCTGCCGCTGGCCACGATCGAAGCCGTCTGA
- the psaC gene encoding photosystem I iron-sulfur center protein PsaC: protein MSHAVKIYDTCIGCTQCVRACPLDVLEMVPWDGCKAGQIASSPRTEDCVGCKRCETACPTDFLSIRVYLGDETSRSMGLSY, encoded by the coding sequence ATGTCCCACGCTGTCAAGATCTACGACACCTGCATCGGCTGCACCCAGTGCGTGCGCGCCTGCCCCCTTGATGTCCTCGAGATGGTGCCCTGGGATGGCTGCAAGGCCGGACAGATCGCCTCCTCCCCCCGTACCGAGGATTGCGTCGGCTGCAAGCGCTGCGAGACCGCCTGCCCCACCGACTTCCTCAGCATCCGCGTCTATCTCGGCGACGAGACGAGCCGTTCGATGGGCCTGTCTTACTGA
- the acpP gene encoding acyl carrier protein: protein MSQEAIYEKVRSIVAEQLSVDAGEVKPESNFQNDLGADSLDTVELVMALEEAFDIEIPDEAAEGIATVGDAVKYIQDKQA from the coding sequence ATGTCCCAGGAAGCGATCTACGAGAAAGTGCGCTCGATCGTTGCCGAGCAGCTCAGCGTCGATGCCGGCGAGGTGAAGCCCGAGTCCAACTTCCAGAATGATCTGGGCGCCGACTCGCTCGACACCGTTGAGCTGGTGATGGCCCTGGAAGAGGCCTTCGACATCGAGATCCCCGACGAAGCCGCCGAAGGCATCGCCACCGTGGGCGATGCCGTCAAGTACATCCAGGACAAGCAGGCCTGA
- a CDS encoding HEAT repeat domain-containing protein → MPPSDPDHPNGSAPEPADLAARREAIASGDPSRAMPALAGLREVSAEQATPLLLLGLEQSAFMVRSLACAGLGVKRSEAGWQALERALQHDEDANVRAEAANALASYGVERSWPLLRQAFADDAQWLVRCSVLSALAEQPEIPLVWLLDLAGLALADADGTVRVGGAEILGRLVREAEPDLAAQARERLAPLQSDPDHRVVAAALNGLQG, encoded by the coding sequence ATGCCTCCCTCTGATCCGGATCACCCCAACGGTTCCGCTCCCGAGCCCGCCGATCTGGCCGCGCGCCGTGAGGCGATCGCCAGCGGTGATCCCTCCCGGGCCATGCCCGCTCTGGCGGGTCTGCGCGAGGTGAGCGCGGAGCAGGCGACGCCGCTGCTGCTGCTGGGCCTGGAGCAGAGCGCCTTCATGGTGCGTTCGCTGGCCTGCGCAGGGCTGGGGGTGAAGCGCAGCGAGGCCGGCTGGCAGGCCCTGGAGCGGGCCCTGCAGCACGACGAGGACGCCAATGTGAGGGCGGAGGCGGCCAATGCCCTGGCCAGCTACGGCGTGGAGCGCAGCTGGCCCTTGCTGCGGCAGGCCTTCGCCGACGATGCACAGTGGCTGGTGCGCTGCAGCGTGCTCTCGGCCCTGGCGGAGCAGCCCGAGATCCCGCTGGTCTGGTTGCTGGACCTGGCGGGACTGGCCCTGGCGGATGCCGACGGCACGGTGCGCGTGGGCGGGGCCGAGATCCTCGGCAGGCTCGTGCGCGAGGCGGAACCGGATCTGGCGGCTCAGGCGCGGGAGCGGTTGGCGCCGCTGCAGTCCGATCCGGACCATCGGGTGGTGGCTGCCGCGCTCAACGGTCTGCAGGGCTGA
- a CDS encoding mannose-1-phosphate guanylyltransferase/mannose-6-phosphate isomerase produces MAPSTLVPVILCGGTGTRLWPLSRATYPKQYWPLAGGGDETLLQQTQLRLRGLEGLAPPLLICNEDHRFIVAEQMRQIGVDPAAIVLEPMGRNTAPAVAVAALRATAGGEDPLLLVLAADHVIREAERFRATVEAGRAAAEAGQLVTFGIVPTAPETGYGYIEAAESLGEAGRSIGVPVPIHRFVEKPDRATAEGFLASGRFTWNSGMFLFRASAILAELERHAPQVVSACRNALELEATDLDFLRLEREAFAHCPNVAIDVAVMEKTDRGSVLPLDAGWSDVGSWSALWETADQDADGNVLRGRVISEDSRNCYLRSEHRLVVGLGVENLVVVETDDVVLVAQRDRAQDVKTIVGLLERSGAPESKAHRRIYRPWGSYDGITEGDRWQVKKIVVNPGACLSLQMHHHRAEHWIVVKGTALVEKDGTRELVGENQSTYIPLGAKHRLSNPGKIPVEMIEVQSGPYLGEDDIVRFEDRYGRSDRPSDLTIPAALTSQPG; encoded by the coding sequence ATGGCCCCATCCACCCTGGTTCCGGTCATCCTCTGCGGCGGCACCGGCACCCGCCTGTGGCCCCTGTCGCGGGCCACCTACCCCAAGCAGTACTGGCCCCTGGCCGGTGGTGGTGACGAGACCCTGCTGCAGCAGACCCAGCTGCGCCTGCGAGGCCTGGAGGGCCTTGCACCGCCGCTGCTGATCTGCAACGAGGACCACCGCTTCATCGTCGCCGAGCAGATGCGCCAGATCGGCGTGGATCCGGCGGCGATCGTGCTCGAGCCGATGGGCCGCAACACCGCACCGGCCGTGGCGGTCGCCGCGCTGAGAGCCACCGCCGGCGGGGAGGATCCGCTGCTGCTGGTGCTCGCGGCCGACCACGTGATCCGCGAGGCCGAACGCTTCCGGGCCACGGTGGAGGCCGGCCGCGCCGCCGCCGAAGCGGGCCAGCTGGTGACGTTCGGCATCGTGCCCACCGCGCCGGAGACCGGCTACGGCTACATCGAGGCTGCCGAAAGCCTGGGCGAGGCCGGCAGGTCGATCGGCGTGCCGGTGCCGATCCACCGCTTCGTGGAGAAGCCCGACCGTGCCACCGCCGAAGGGTTCCTGGCCAGCGGCCGCTTCACCTGGAACAGCGGCATGTTCCTGTTCCGGGCCAGCGCCATCCTGGCCGAACTGGAGCGCCATGCACCCCAGGTGGTGAGCGCCTGCCGCAACGCCCTGGAACTGGAGGCCACCGACCTGGACTTCCTGCGCCTGGAACGCGAGGCCTTCGCCCACTGCCCCAACGTCGCGATCGACGTGGCGGTGATGGAGAAGACCGACCGCGGATCCGTGCTGCCGCTGGATGCGGGCTGGAGCGATGTGGGCAGCTGGAGCGCCCTGTGGGAGACCGCCGATCAGGACGCCGACGGCAACGTGCTGCGCGGGCGGGTGATCAGCGAGGACAGCCGCAACTGCTATCTGCGCAGCGAGCACCGCCTCGTGGTGGGCCTGGGCGTCGAGAACCTGGTGGTGGTCGAGACCGACGACGTGGTGCTGGTGGCCCAGCGGGACCGGGCCCAGGACGTCAAGACGATCGTGGGGCTGCTGGAGCGCTCGGGTGCGCCTGAAAGCAAGGCGCACCGCCGCATCTATCGCCCCTGGGGCTCCTACGACGGCATCACCGAGGGAGACCGCTGGCAGGTGAAGAAGATCGTCGTCAATCCCGGCGCCTGCCTGTCCCTGCAGATGCATCACCACCGCGCCGAGCACTGGATCGTGGTCAAGGGCACCGCTCTGGTGGAGAAGGACGGGACACGGGAGCTGGTGGGCGAGAACCAGAGCACCTATATCCCCCTGGGCGCGAAACATCGCCTCTCCAATCCCGGCAAGATCCCGGTGGAGATGATCGAGGTGCAGAGCGGCCCCTACCTGGGCGAAGACGACATCGTGCGCTTTGAGGACCGCTACGGCCGCAGCGACCGGCCCAGCGATCTCACCATCCCGGCCGCCCTCACCTCCCAGCCCGGCTGA
- the fabF gene encoding beta-ketoacyl-ACP synthase II — protein sequence MVEGLRRVVVTGLGAVTPIGNDVAAYWDGLSKGSNGVGPITLFDASRHACRFAAEVKGFDPSGWLEPKEAKRWDRFCQFGVVAAKQAVAAAGLTIDESNQGRVGVSIGSGVGGLLMMETQAHVLADRGPDRVSPFCVPMMIPNMATGLAAIALGAKGPSSAVATACAAGSNAIGDAYRQIQLGLADAMVCGGAESAITPLGVAGFASAKALSFRNDDPATASRPFDAERNGFVIGEGAGVLVLEALEHAQARGATILAEVVGYGTTCDAHHITAPAPGGSGGAEAIRLALVDARLAAEAVDYINAHGTSTQANDSNETAAIKTALGEHAYRIPVSSTKSMTGHLLGGSGGIEAVASVLAITHNLVPPTINYSNPDPACDLDVVPNEAREHNVNVVLSNSFGFGGHNVCLAFRRMS from the coding sequence ATGGTGGAGGGACTCCGCCGCGTCGTCGTCACCGGCCTGGGCGCGGTCACACCGATCGGCAACGACGTCGCCGCGTACTGGGACGGATTGAGCAAGGGGAGCAACGGCGTCGGCCCGATCACCCTGTTCGATGCCTCGCGTCACGCCTGCCGCTTCGCAGCTGAGGTCAAGGGCTTCGATCCATCCGGCTGGCTGGAACCGAAGGAGGCCAAGCGCTGGGACCGCTTCTGCCAGTTCGGCGTCGTGGCCGCCAAGCAGGCCGTGGCCGCTGCCGGCCTGACCATTGATGAGAGCAACCAGGGCCGTGTCGGGGTGTCGATCGGCTCCGGCGTCGGCGGCCTGCTGATGATGGAGACGCAGGCACACGTGCTGGCGGACCGCGGCCCGGACCGCGTCAGCCCGTTCTGCGTGCCGATGATGATCCCCAACATGGCCACCGGCCTTGCGGCGATCGCCCTGGGGGCCAAGGGGCCGAGCAGCGCCGTGGCCACCGCCTGCGCCGCAGGCTCCAACGCCATCGGGGATGCCTACCGCCAGATCCAGCTCGGCCTGGCCGATGCCATGGTCTGCGGGGGCGCCGAATCAGCGATCACTCCTCTGGGAGTGGCTGGGTTCGCCAGTGCCAAGGCCCTGTCGTTCCGCAACGATGATCCAGCCACGGCCTCACGACCGTTCGACGCGGAACGAAATGGCTTCGTGATCGGCGAAGGGGCCGGTGTCCTGGTGCTCGAGGCCCTGGAGCACGCCCAGGCGCGCGGCGCCACCATCCTGGCTGAGGTTGTGGGCTACGGCACCACCTGCGACGCCCATCACATCACCGCGCCGGCCCCCGGCGGCAGCGGCGGCGCTGAGGCGATCCGTCTGGCACTGGTGGACGCCCGCCTGGCAGCGGAAGCGGTCGACTACATCAACGCCCACGGCACCAGCACCCAGGCCAACGACAGCAACGAGACCGCCGCCATCAAGACGGCCCTCGGCGAGCACGCCTACCGGATCCCGGTGAGCTCCACCAAGTCGATGACGGGACACCTGCTGGGCGGCAGCGGTGGCATCGAGGCCGTGGCCTCGGTGCTGGCGATCACCCACAACCTGGTGCCACCTACGATCAACTACAGCAATCCCGATCCCGCCTGTGATCTGGATGTCGTTCCCAACGAGGCCCGCGAGCACAACGTGAACGTGGTGCTCTCCAACTCCTTCGGGTTCGGCGGCCACAATGTCTGCCTCGCCTTCCGCCGGATGTCCTGA
- the glmS gene encoding glutamine--fructose-6-phosphate transaminase (isomerizing): MCGIVALIGSREAAPLLLEGLRQLEYRGYDSAGIATVDAAGLHCLKAEGKLVNLTARFDEQGASGQCGIGHTRWATHGKPEERNAHPHLDGSGRLAVVQNGIIENHRTLREELQAEGVVFRSETDTEVIPHLIARRLKELGRDGTPPDPLRLHQAVQDVLPRLHGAYALAVVWAEVPGVLVVARRQAPLLIGLGEGEFLCASDTPALAGFTRTILPLEDGETALLTPLGIELYDEARRRVMRAPSLLSGTEHVADKRSFRHFMLKEIHEQPETAALWVARHLPAGGSGSMPSAEGLSLVALPLEDSLYDGVERIQILACGTSRHAAQVGAYLLEQLAGLPTSVHYASEFRYAPPPLVPHMLTIGVTQSGETADTLAALAMEQERRQLMADPAYAPRLLGITNRPESSLGRLVPHILDIGAGIEVGVAATKTFLGQLLAFYGLAIAFAERRGHVSGGPEPARLQALVEQLRALPALLTALVEDHDRRCAELAHLFADTQDVIFLGRGINYPIAMEGALKLKEISYIHAEGYPAGEMKHGPIALLDARVPVVSIAVPGSVFDKVLSNAQEAKARDAQLLGVAPACPDTEQLFDLLLPLPEVDELLSPLLTVIPMQLLSYHIAAHRGLDVDQPRNLAKSVTVE, encoded by the coding sequence ATGTGCGGCATCGTTGCCCTGATCGGCTCCCGCGAGGCGGCTCCCCTGCTGTTGGAGGGTCTGCGGCAGCTGGAATACCGCGGTTACGACTCGGCCGGCATCGCCACCGTCGACGCGGCCGGTCTGCACTGCCTCAAGGCCGAGGGCAAGCTGGTCAATCTCACGGCGCGCTTCGATGAGCAGGGCGCTTCGGGGCAGTGCGGCATCGGGCATACCCGCTGGGCCACCCACGGCAAGCCGGAGGAGCGCAACGCCCACCCCCACCTCGATGGCAGCGGCCGGCTGGCGGTGGTGCAGAACGGCATCATCGAGAACCATCGAACCCTGCGCGAGGAGCTGCAGGCCGAGGGGGTGGTGTTCCGCTCCGAGACCGACACCGAGGTCATCCCCCATCTGATCGCCCGACGGCTGAAGGAACTGGGCCGGGACGGCACTCCTCCCGACCCTTTGCGGCTGCATCAGGCCGTGCAGGACGTGTTGCCGCGCCTGCATGGTGCCTATGCCCTGGCGGTGGTGTGGGCGGAGGTGCCAGGGGTGCTGGTGGTGGCCCGCCGTCAGGCGCCGCTGCTGATCGGCCTGGGCGAAGGCGAGTTTCTCTGCGCCAGCGACACCCCCGCTCTGGCCGGCTTCACGCGCACGATCCTGCCCCTGGAGGACGGTGAGACGGCGCTGCTGACGCCCCTCGGCATCGAGCTCTACGACGAGGCGCGACGGCGGGTGATGCGCGCCCCTAGCCTGCTGAGCGGCACCGAGCACGTCGCCGACAAGCGCAGCTTCCGCCACTTCATGCTCAAGGAGATCCATGAGCAGCCGGAGACGGCGGCGCTCTGGGTGGCGCGCCATCTGCCGGCTGGAGGCTCCGGGTCGATGCCCTCGGCGGAGGGGCTGTCGCTGGTGGCCCTGCCGCTCGAGGACTCCCTCTACGACGGCGTGGAACGCATCCAGATCCTGGCCTGCGGCACCAGCCGCCACGCCGCCCAGGTGGGTGCCTACCTGCTGGAGCAGCTGGCGGGCCTGCCGACCTCGGTGCACTACGCCAGCGAGTTCCGCTACGCACCGCCGCCGCTGGTGCCGCACATGCTCACCATCGGTGTCACCCAGTCCGGGGAGACGGCCGACACCCTGGCGGCCCTGGCGATGGAACAGGAGCGGCGCCAGCTGATGGCCGACCCCGCCTACGCGCCTCGACTGCTGGGAATCACCAACCGGCCTGAGAGTTCGCTGGGGCGCCTGGTACCCCACATCCTTGATATCGGCGCCGGCATCGAAGTGGGGGTGGCCGCCACCAAGACCTTCCTGGGGCAGCTCCTCGCTTTCTATGGGCTGGCGATCGCCTTCGCCGAGCGGCGCGGCCATGTGTCCGGTGGGCCGGAACCGGCACGGTTGCAGGCGCTGGTCGAGCAGCTGCGGGCGCTGCCGGCCCTGCTCACGGCGCTGGTGGAGGACCACGACCGCCGCTGCGCCGAACTGGCCCACCTGTTCGCTGATACCCAGGACGTGATCTTCCTGGGACGTGGCATCAACTATCCGATCGCGATGGAGGGGGCTCTCAAACTCAAGGAGATCAGCTACATCCATGCCGAGGGGTATCCCGCCGGCGAGATGAAGCATGGCCCGATCGCCCTGCTTGATGCGCGCGTTCCGGTGGTCTCGATCGCGGTGCCGGGATCGGTGTTCGACAAGGTGCTCTCCAATGCCCAGGAGGCCAAGGCCCGGGACGCCCAGCTGCTGGGGGTGGCTCCCGCCTGCCCGGACACCGAACAGCTGTTCGATCTGCTGCTTCCGCTGCCCGAGGTGGATGAGCTGCTCAGTCCCCTGCTGACGGTGATCCCGATGCAGCTGCTCAGCTATCACATCGCCGCCCATCGCGGCCTCGATGTCGATCAGCCGCGCAATCTGGCCAAGAGCGTCACAGTGGAATAG